The Ahaetulla prasina isolate Xishuangbanna chromosome 4, ASM2864084v1, whole genome shotgun sequence genome has a window encoding:
- the LOC131197394 gene encoding transcription factor BTF3 homolog 4-like, translating to MNQEKLAKLQAQVRIGGKGTARRKKKVVHRTATADDKKLQSSLKKLAVNNIAGIEEVNMIKDDGTVIHFNNPKVQASLSANTFAITGHAEVKPITEMLPGILSQLGADSLTSLRKLAEQFPRQVLDSKVPKSEDIDEEDDDVPDLVENFDEASKNEAN from the coding sequence ATGAATCAAGAAAAACTGGCTAAACTTCAGGCTCAAGTCCGAATAGGTGGAAAGGGTACAGCTCGTAGAAAGAAGAAGGTAGTCCACAGAACAGCAACAGCTGATGATAAAAAACTTCAGAGTTCACTTAAAAAATTGGCAGTAAACAATATTGCTGGCATTGAAGAGGTGAATATGATAAAAGATGATGGAACAGTTATTCATTTCAACAATCCAAAAGTCCAGGCTTCACTCTCTGCAAATACTTTTGCAATTACTGGTCATGCTGAGGTCAAACCAATCACGGAAATGTTACCTGGCATTTTAAGCCAACTGGGTGCCGATAGTTTAACAAGTCTTCGAAAGTTAGCGGAGCAGTTCCCAAGACAAGTGTTGGATAGCAAAGTACCAAAATCAGAAGATATTGATGAGGAAGATGACGATGTTCCTGATCTTGTAGAAAACTTTGATGAAGCATCAAAAAATGAAgctaattaa